TCCGCGTACCCGGGTGGTTCCCGAAAATACCCAGTCCACGCCGGCCTGAGCAGCCCACATCCACTTGTCGGTGGACTCCAGTTGGATCTCCTGCAGCGGAAACGCGCCCAGGGTCAGGAACACCTGATTGGGCTTGGACACGCCCATGTTGAGGGTCTGCCGACCGAATGGGTTGGGGACGTGATAGTGGGCGGGCGCGGGACCAATCGGCAGGTGCAGGGCGGCGGCGGCGCCTTCGAAGCTCAGGTCCTGATCGAACAGATTGTCGGAACTAAGCCAGGGATTGGCGAAGCGCCCACCCCAGAGATTGAGCCGTTCCCGGCCCTGCTCATCCAGCAGGTCATAGCGCATGAAGGCCCGGTCGATGGCGATTTCATATTGCTCGCCGTACTGGCCCAAGGTCTGGTTATTGGAGATGGGATTGCGGTCGTTGCTGGTCGCCAGACGCACGCCCGCCATCAGGCCATCGGTGATCTGGGTATCCAGGGCCAGGCGCCAACGCATGCGGTAGCGCTGGCGGTCGGCGGTGGTATTCAGGAAGGGATCGTCCACATGGGTGATTCCGCCCTTCTTGTTGACGAGGGGCCAGTCGAAGTAGCTGTTGGGCTGGTTGTCCGAACCGAACATGTCGCTCTCAAAGCGCAGGCGCATGTCGCCGGACAGCTTGAAACGGGTGACCCACTCCGGCAGCGCCGCGGGTATGCCCCATTTTTCCTCCTTGGCCTGGACCTTTACCTCCTTCACCACCTCATCGCGCAGGTCCTTGCGCACTTCTTGGCGGATCTCGTCCTTGACGAACTCCGGCACGTAGGTCACGCGCACATCACCGGGCTCGGGCGCCGACGCTGCGGGGGCCACAGGTGCGGCCGGCTGCGTCGACTTCGGTGCGGCGGCGGTCTGGCAGGCCGCCGCTTTGGCCTTGGCCTGGGCCACCAATTGGTCCGCCTTCTTGCGGTCGATGACGCCTTGCTGAACCAGCAGGTCGATCAAGTTCAGGGTCAGGTCGTCGCTCTCCGCGGCATAGCTCCCACCGGAAGCGATGCTCATGGCCAGTAGGGCAGCGATCGCATTACGATCTGCTTTCATCAAATTCACCCGTGCTTGGAATGCTGTAGAAGTTGTCAGGTGCGGATGCGGATCTTGACCGGCTGCGGCATGTTCGGCGGGGGCTCCTTCAGACGCAGTTGCAGGTTGGCCAAAGCCTGGCGTAACGCCTGGTCGACCTCGCCGACGCCAGTGCCGGAATTCAGTTCCGCGCGGCTGATGCGCCCGTCGGGGTCCACCCAGATGCTCGCCGTGACCGCGTAGCGCGTGCGCCGCGCTTTCTCGTCCAGGG
The Methyloterricola oryzae genome window above contains:
- a CDS encoding putative porin, giving the protein MKADRNAIAALLAMSIASGGSYAAESDDLTLNLIDLLVQQGVIDRKKADQLVAQAKAKAAACQTAAAPKSTQPAAPVAPAASAPEPGDVRVTYVPEFVKDEIRQEVRKDLRDEVVKEVKVQAKEEKWGIPAALPEWVTRFKLSGDMRLRFESDMFGSDNQPNSYFDWPLVNKKGGITHVDDPFLNTTADRQRYRMRWRLALDTQITDGLMAGVRLATSNDRNPISNNQTLGQYGEQYEIAIDRAFMRYDLLDEQGRERLNLWGGRFANPWLSSDNLFDQDLSFEGAAAALHLPIGPAPAHYHVPNPFGRQTLNMGVSKPNQVFLTLGAFPLQEIQLESTDKWMWAAQAGVDWVFSGTTRVRGAIGYFDYNNIVARRDPLGSRINDWSAPQFFTKGNSVARISNDVDTSTEPRLVGLASDFNIIDAIITVDWSGWGANHVMFTANYSDNLGFDQNEILSRTGLDIEPRTQAYQVRVDVGRPEINRFGDWNVWMAYKYLQRDSVLDAFTDSNFHLAGTDAQGWSLGVNYGIARNTWANLRWMSTAAIDGPPFDVDVLLADLNARF